One stretch of Oncorhynchus tshawytscha isolate Ot180627B linkage group LG21, Otsh_v2.0, whole genome shotgun sequence DNA includes these proteins:
- the zgc:113425 gene encoding uncharacterized protein zgc:113425 isoform X2, protein MDRYRYFIFNQRSVVVLGILQVACAALCLVCGFIDAFFRKNTTLSETRAPVWAGLIMACPGALALFASQRKNPVLVNVMIAVSVCSCVSVVMVSGYAFLTLTYGENDNEVFHHHNNLEVRFMLSRMVKGANATILLVCIVSLVLSSLIAFVGCRSLPLCGCYDGLTGLEILVPQNDPSPQTELVCTWQGGEDSVLNSPVNFSDRCPEEEEAPSKLPPYSRLT, encoded by the exons ATGGACCGCTACCGGTATTTCATCTTTAACCAGCGCAGTGTCGTCGTTCTGGGCATTCTGCAGGTAGCATGTGCGGCGCTGTGCTTGGTGTGCGGATTCATTGATGCGTTTTTTCGGAAAAACACCACACTCAGTGAAACTAGGGCACCTGTGTGGGCGGGTTTG ATTATGGCCTGCCCAGGTGCGCTGGCGCTCTTTGCTTCCCAAAGGAAAAACCCAGTATTG GTGAATGTAATGATCGCTGTCTCAGTGTGCTCCTGTGTTTCCGTGGTGATGGTGTCAGGTTACGCCTTCTTAACTTTGACCTATGGCGAGAATGACAACGAGGTGTTCCACCATCACAACAACCTTGAAGTG AGGTTTATGCTGAGCCGGATGGTGAAAGGGGCCAATGCCACCATACTGTTGGTCTGTATCGTCAgcctggtcctctcctctctcatcgcCTTTGTAGGCTGTCGCAGTCTGCCCCTCTGTGGCTGCTACGATGGTCTCACTGGCTTG gagatATTGGTCCCTCAGAATGACCCCAGCCCACAGACTGAGCTTGTGTGTACATGGCAAG GTGGCGAAGACAGTGTGTTAAACTCTCCAGTGAACTTCAGCGACAGATGTCCTGAGGAAGAGGAGGCGCCCTCCAAACTCCCCCCCTACAGCAGACTCACCTGA
- the zgc:113425 gene encoding uncharacterized protein zgc:113425 isoform X1 → MDRYRYFIFNQRSVVVLGILQVACAALCLVCGFIDAFFRKNTTLSETRAPVWAGLIMACPGALALFASQRKNPVLVNVMIAVSVCSCVSVVMVSGYAFLTLTYGENDNEVFHHHNNLEVRFMLSRMVKGANATILLVCIVSLVLSSLIAFVGCRSLPLCGCYDGLTGLEILVPQNDPSPQTELVCTWQAGGEDSVLNSPVNFSDRCPEEEEAPSKLPPYSRLT, encoded by the exons ATGGACCGCTACCGGTATTTCATCTTTAACCAGCGCAGTGTCGTCGTTCTGGGCATTCTGCAGGTAGCATGTGCGGCGCTGTGCTTGGTGTGCGGATTCATTGATGCGTTTTTTCGGAAAAACACCACACTCAGTGAAACTAGGGCACCTGTGTGGGCGGGTTTG ATTATGGCCTGCCCAGGTGCGCTGGCGCTCTTTGCTTCCCAAAGGAAAAACCCAGTATTG GTGAATGTAATGATCGCTGTCTCAGTGTGCTCCTGTGTTTCCGTGGTGATGGTGTCAGGTTACGCCTTCTTAACTTTGACCTATGGCGAGAATGACAACGAGGTGTTCCACCATCACAACAACCTTGAAGTG AGGTTTATGCTGAGCCGGATGGTGAAAGGGGCCAATGCCACCATACTGTTGGTCTGTATCGTCAgcctggtcctctcctctctcatcgcCTTTGTAGGCTGTCGCAGTCTGCCCCTCTGTGGCTGCTACGATGGTCTCACTGGCTTG gagatATTGGTCCCTCAGAATGACCCCAGCCCACAGACTGAGCTTGTGTGTACATGGCAAG CAGGTGGCGAAGACAGTGTGTTAAACTCTCCAGTGAACTTCAGCGACAGATGTCCTGAGGAAGAGGAGGCGCCCTCCAAACTCCCCCCCTACAGCAGACTCACCTGA
- the LOC112220931 gene encoding ras-related protein Rab-33B yields the protein MASVESSMEFTSSLTVSSHLPPPRTRIFKIIVIGDSGVGKTCLTYRFCAGKFPEKTEATIGVDFREKLIEIDGETIKVQLWDTAGQERFRKSMVQHYYRNVHAVVFVYDVTSAASFRSLPTWIEECKQHALGQEVPRILVGNKCDLQNSVQVGTDLAQQFADAHSMPLFETSAKNPSSDGRGVSIRGSSDHVEAIFMTVAHKLKSQKPLILSQLPRGDTVTLIRGRDEGEEKVSWTCSC from the exons ATGGCAAGTGTGGAGTCGTCAATGGAATTCACCAGTTCGCTGACTGTTTCGTCTCATCTCCCGCCACCACGGACAAGGATTTTCAAGATCATAGTGATTGGGGACTCCGGGGTGGGCAAGACCTGCCTCACCTACCGATTCTGTGCTGGCAAGTTTCCGGAGAAAACCGAGGCCACTATCGGGGTAGACTTTCGGGAGAAACTTATCGAGATTGACGGCGAGACAATCAAG gtccaGCTATGGGACACGGCGGGCCAGGAGCGCTTTCGTAAGAGCATGGTACAGCATTACTACCGCAATGTGCACGCTGTGGTGTTTGTGTACGACGTGACCAGCGCCGCCAGCTTCCGCAGCCTCCCGACCTGGATCGAAGAGTGTAAGCAGCACGCCCTAGGCCAGGAGGTCCCGAGGATCCTGGTGGGGAACAAGTGTGACCTGCAAAACTCTGTCCAGGTGGGCACGGACTTGGCCCAGCAGTTTGCAGACGCCCACTCTATGCCCCTGTTTGAGACGTCCGCCAAGAACCCCAGCAGCGACGGTAGAGGAGTCAGTATCCGGGGGAGCAGTGATCACGTGGAGGCCATCTTCATGACGGTGGCCCACAAGCTGAAGTCCCAGAAGCCTCTGATACTTAGTCAGCTGCCCAGGGGGGACACGGTAACCCTGATAAGGGGGAGGGACGAGGGCGAGGAGAAGGTGAGCTGGACCTGCAGctgctga
- the LOC112220933 gene encoding N-alpha-acetyltransferase 15, NatA auxiliary subunit encodes MPSITLPPKENALFKRILRCYEHKQYRNGLKFCKQILSNPKFTEHGETLAMKGLTLNCLGKKEDAYELVRRGLRNDLKSHVCWHVYGLLQRSDKKYDEAIKCYRNALKWDKDNLQILRDLSLLQIQMRDLEGYRETRYQLLQLRPAQRASWIGYAVAYHLLEDFEMAAKIVEEFRKTQQTSPDKVDYEYSELLLYQNQVLREAGLFKEALEHLTTYEKQICDKLAVEETRGELLLQLDRSEEATEVYRQLQERNPENWAYYQGLEKALKPASIEERQKLYEEAWVKYPKGLVPRRLPLTFLTGEKFRECLDCYLRTNFSKGCPPVFTTLKSLYHDKEKVSIVEELVVGYETCLKSCRMFNQNDGGKEEPPTTLLWVQYFLAQHFDHVGQQTLALDYINTAIESTPTLIELFLIKAKIYKHAGNIKEAARWMDEAQALDTADRFINSKCAKYMLKAGLVKEAEEMCSKFTREGASAVENLNEMQCMWYQTECALAYKSMNKFGDALKKCHEIERHFVEITDDQFDFHTYCMRKMTLRSYVDLLKLEDVLRMHPFYYKAARTAIQIYLGLHDNPLTDDNKEHQADAENLNDKELKKLRNKQRRAQKKAQLEEEKKNAEKEKQLKNQKKKKEDDDEEIGGPKEELIPDKLAKVENPLEEAVKFLTPLKNLVKNKIETHLLAFEIYFRKEKYLLMLQSVKRAFSMEPSHPWLHQCLVRFFKGVSDSKDLPQAVRTVLKQEISRLFGESNPQSFNKNYLSQHSNSIPHRVAAAKMMFYLDPSSDKMASELATALDESLNGRSITICTEVLEALRDGNLGDGQQKAAEVYRAACNKLYPHTLAFMPPGYEDNSSTINANGDLSAGEHDDMANDM; translated from the exons ATGCCCTCAATTACTCTACCGCCGAAGGAGAATGCTCTCTTCAAGAGAATATTG AGATGCTACGAGCACAAGCAGTACAGAAATGGACTCAAGTTCTGCAAACAGATCCTCTCCAACCCAAAGTTCACAGAGCATGGAG AGACACTGGCGATGAAAGGCCTGACCCTGAACTGTTTGGGGAAGAAGGAAGATGCGTATGAGCTGGTGAGACGAGGCCTGCGCAACGACCTCAAGAGCCATGTCT GCTGGCATGTGTACGGTCTGCTGCAGCGGTCGGATAAGAAGTACGACGAGGCCATCAAGTGCTACCGCAACGCTCTGAAGTGGGACAAAGACAACCTGCAGATCCTCAGGGATCTTTCACTGCTCCAAATCCAGATGAGAGACCTGGAGGGCTACAGG gAGACCCGCTATCAGCTCCTGCAGCTGCGTCCAGCGCAGAGGGCCTCGTGGATCGGCTACGCCGTGGCCTACCACCTGCTGGAAGACTTTGAGATGGCCGCCAAGATTGTCGAAGAATTCCGCAAAACACAACAG ACATCGCCGGACAAAGTGGACTACGAGTACAGTGAGCTGCTGCTGTACCAGAACCAGGTGCTCAGGGAGGCGGGGCTGTTCAAGGAAGCACTGGAGCACCTCACCACCTACGAGAAACAGATCTGTGACAAGCTTGCTGTGGAGGAgaccagag GAGAGCTGCTGCTGCAGCTAGATCGCTCGGAGGAGGCCACAGAAGTCTACCGACAACTCCAGGAGAGGAACCCTGAGAACTGGGCCTACTACCAGGGTCTGGAGAAAGCACTGAAACCAG CTAGCATAGAGGAGAGGCAGAAGCTCTATGAGGAGGCATGGGTGAAGTATCCCAAAGGACTGGTTCCCCGGAGGCTGCCTCTCACCTTCCTCACAG GTGAGAAGTTCCGTGAATGCCTGGACTGCTATCTGAGGACCAACTTCAGTAAAGGCTGTCCGCCTGTCTTCACCACTCTGAAGTCCCTGTATCACGACAAGGAAAAG GTGTCAATCGTTGAAGAATTAGTGGTTGGATACGAGACGTGTTTGAAAAGCTGTCGAATGTTCAATCAAAATG ATGGTGGTAAGGAAGAGCCCCCCACCACACTACTGTGGGTCCAGTATTTCCTGGCGCAGCACTTTGACCACGTGGGCCAGCAGACGCTAGCCCTGGACTACATCAACACAGCCATCGAGAGCACACCTACGCTCATAGAACTGTTCCTCATCAAGGCCAAGATATACAAG CATGCAGGTAACATAAAGGAAGCAGCCAGGTGGATGGACGAGGCCCAGGCTCTGGACACTGCTGACCGCTTCATCAACTCAAAATGTGCCAAGTACATGTTGAAGGCCGGCCTGGTCAAAGAGGCTGAGGAGATGTGCTCAAAGTTCACAcgg gaGGGTGCGTCGGCGGTAGAGAATCTCAATGAGATGCAGTGTATGTGGTACCAGACAGAATGTGCTCTGGCCTACAAGTCCATGAACAAGTTTGGAGACGCTCTCAAGAAGTGCCATGAGATCGAGAGG CATTTTGTGGAGATCACGGACGACCAGTTTGACTTCCACACGTACTGCATGAGGAAGATGACACTGCGATCCTACGTGGACCTGCTCAAGCTGGAGGACGTGCTGCGCATGCATCCCTTCTACTACAAAGCTGCCCGCACCGCCATCCAGATCTACCTCGGCCTGCATGACAACCCCCTCACCGACGACAACAAGGAACACCAGGCCGACGccg AGAACCTGAATGACAAAGAGCTGAAGAAGCTGAGAAACAAGCAGAGACGAGCCCAGAAGAAAGCCCaactagaggaggagaagaagaacgcCGAGAAGGAGAAACAGCTGAAgaaccagaagaagaagaaagaggacgACGACGAGGAGATCGGAGGACCCAAGGAGGAGCTCATACCAGACAAACTAGCCAAG GTGGAGAACCCACTCGAGGAGGCAGTGAAGTTTTTAACCCCCCTGAAAAACCTGGTGAAGAACAAGATTGAGACCCACCTCCTGGCCTTTGAGATCTACTTCAGGAAAG AGAAGTACCTGCTGATGTTGCAGTCAGTGAAGAGAGCGTTCTCCATGGAGCCCTCCCACCCGTGGCTGCACCAGTGTCTAGTGCGCTTCTTCAAAGGAG TGTCAGACAGTAAGGACCTACCACAGGCTGTGCGGACTGTTTTGAAGCAGGAGATATCGCGGCTGTTTGGGGAGAGCAACCCACAGAGCTTCAACAAGAACTACCTGAGCCAACACTCCAACTCTATACCACACCGTGTGGCTG CTGCTAAGATGATGTTCTATCTGGACCCATCCTCGGACAAGATGGCCTCTGAGCTGGCTACAGCGCTGGATGAGTCCCTCAATGGGAGAAGCATCACG ATCTGCACAGAGGTGCTGGAGGCGCTGCGTGATGGGAATCTGGGCGACGGGCAGCAGAAGGCAGCGGAGGTGTACCGCGCCGCATGTAACAAGCTGTACCCCCACACCCTGGCCTTCATGCCACCTGGTTACGAGGACAACTCCTCCACCATCAACGCCAACGGAGACCTGTCAGCCGGCGAGCACGACGACATGGCAAATGACAtgtga